Proteins from a genomic interval of Musa acuminata AAA Group cultivar baxijiao chromosome BXJ1-9, Cavendish_Baxijiao_AAA, whole genome shotgun sequence:
- the LOC135593465 gene encoding GATA transcription factor 20-like, protein MGGAATSDANQNWVSLDNKTPAASVCHHCGISAKSTPMMRRGPDGPRTLCNACGLLWANKGTMRYLAKNPSPAIPNALPAQKEGNNSANLELSQPMAMTHHEKSAVLVEITGWHSHAWPRRIV, encoded by the exons ATGGGCGGTGCTGCCACTTCTGATGCAAACCAAAATTGGGTTTCTCTAGACAATAAGACCCCGGCCGCATCTGT ATGTCATCACTGTGGCATCAGCGCAAAGTCTACACCAATGATGCGCCGTGGGCCTGATGGACCAAGGACCTTATGTAATGCATGTGGACTTCTGTGGGCTAACAAG GGAACAATGAGGTATCTCGCGAAAAATCCATCCCCAGCTATTCCAAATGCCTTGCCAGCACAAAAAGAAGGG AACAACTCTGCCAACTTGGAGTTATCGCAGCCAATGGCCATGACACATCATGAGAAGAGTGCTGTGCTTGTGGAAATAACAGGGTGGCACAGCCATGCTTGGCCTCGCCGGATTGTGTAA